Genomic segment of Arachnia propionica:
CAGGGATCTGGGCCGGGAGTTCCCGGCGGGCTCCCCCGTCGAGGCCGCCAAGACCATGGAATCCGGTCTTCCCGCCGCCGCTGCGGCGCACCTGCTCGAGGTCGCCGAGGTCGCACAACGCAGCCAGTTCGCCCGCGAGACCCCACCGGTGGATCAGCTTCCCGGGCGGGTGAAACTCCTGGTCCGCGAGCTCCGCAACGACACCCCCGCGCCCAGGCGTCTGCTGGCCTTCCTGCTCCCGGCGTCCCTATGGCGGCCGAGAAGCGCAGGCGGCGGAAAACGCGGGCGAAAATCGCGATAGCCTTTTCCCACCCATACGGTGGGGCACCTACAATGGGGGTGGGTAAGCTGCCCTGAGGAACTAGGACGGGAGACCACGATGGCTTTGTCTGAGCAGGAGCAGAAGCGCCTGGACCAGCTTGAGGCCTCGCTGCTCGCCGATGACCCGAAATTCGCGGACACCTTGAGGGGAACTCCCCAGTTCCGCGTCCAGCGTCGTCGCGCGGCCTTGGCGGGCGTGGTTTTCGTGGCTGGGCTGACCGCCCTGGTGCTCGGGGTCCAGTTCCAGCCCGTGATATCCATCATCGGTTTCGTGATGATGCTCGCCTCGGCCATCACCGGAATCAGCGCTTGGTCCAGGGTCGAGGCCCAGGAGGAGCCAACGCGTTCCTCCAGCAAGTCCAGCCATCCCTCCTCCGGAACGGATTTCATGAACAAATTGGAGGAACGCTGGCGCAAGCGTCAACAGGGCGGCGATCTCTGAATCGTGGCAGATACCCGATTCCCCCCATCGCCCGGATTCACCGTCATCAGATATCGGCTGGGAAACGGCCTCGAACTCGCCCTGCTGCCCGATCCGACCGCCCCGGCCGTGGCGGTCAACCTCAGTTTCCAGGTGGGTTCCGTTGACGAACTCCCGGGCCGCACCGGCTTCGCCCACCTGTTCGAGCACCTGATGTTCCAGGGTTCGGCCAGGGTGGCGCCGGGAGAACACATGTCCGTGATCGAAGCGGCGGGGGGAAACGTCAACGCCTTCACTTCCACCGACCGCACGGTCTACCACGAATGCGTGCCGACGGGGGCCTTGGAGATTGTGCTGTGGCTGGAGGCGGACCGCCTTCGCAGCCTCGCGGTGACCCAGGAGAACCTCGACGCCCAGCGCGACGTGGTGACCCAGGAAAAACGCCAGCGCTACGACAACCGGCCGTACGGGGACCTGCTGGCGGGGCTGGTTGGACAACACTTCGGGCCCAGGCATCCCTACGGGCACCTGCCCATAGGTTCCATGAAGGACTTGGCGGCCGCGAGCCTGGCCGACGTCACGGCCTTCCATTCAAGGTGGTACCGCCCCTCGCACGCGAAACTGGTGATCTGCGGCTCCCTGGACCCGGACGAGACCATCGACCTGGTCGAACGGTATTTCGGTGACCTCGAGGACCTTTCCCCACCGCCCCGGGAAACCATCACCGAATCCCCCCTGCCGGGCGGGGTCATCACCCTGACAAGCGACGTTCCCCATCCCCTGCTGCACTGCTCCTGGCAGGCCCCGGCAGCCGACGACCCCGACCTGCTGGCCCTCGAACTGGGGTTGTCCGTGCTCTCCGACGGACACGCATCCCGCCTCCACCGCCGGCTGGTCAGGGAACGTGGCATCGCCCACGAGGTGCACGGCGCGCTACTGGGTCATCTCCGTTCGCCCTCCATCGCATCCCTGAGCGCGAGACCCGCAGACGGGGTGGGCACCCAAGAACTGGCCGAGGCGATCCTGGAGGAACTCGCCATCCTGGATACCCCCTCCGAGCAGGAACTGGAACGGGCGAAAGCCCAGTACGAACGCGGCTGGCTCCTGGAGCTCGCCGCCGTCGAGGACCGCGCGGAGGCCGCCGCCGACACATGGACGACCCTGGGTGACCCGGCGCTGATCAACCACAGACTGACTGACCTCGCGGCCGTGACCCCCGGCGAGGTGTCCCGGGTGCTTGCCAATCGTCCGGCACCCAGCCAGTTGCACTACCTCCCGAAGGCTGCATCGTGATCCGTCCCGCCATCACAGAACCCCGCCCCTGGCGTTTCCCGAACCCTGCCCGTTCCTCCCTCGGCTCGGGGCTGGGACTGGCGTTCATCGACCTGCCGGGACAGGCCCTGGCCTCCGTTGAACTGGTGCTACCCACCCCGCTGGAGGCCGAGCCACGGGAACTGGAAGGGGTGGCCACCGTGGTCCTGCACGCCTGCGACGAGGCCACCGTCACCCTGCCCGACATCGTGGAGAGGCTGGAGCTGCAGGGGGCGGCGCTGCTCGGGCGCTCCACTTGGGGCTACACCCGGCTGGGTGTGAGCGCCCCGGCTCGCCGCCTGCCGAAGGTGCTGGAGCTGTTCGCCTCCGTGGTCAGGGAACCGGCCTTCGACGAACCTGACCTGGCCCACCACGTCGAAACCCAGGTGGCCGCCTGGAAAACGAGGATGGCCTCCCCCACCGCCGTGACCCGCGAGGCCCTGCGGACCTCGTTGTTCGGCCCGGATCAGCGGGAGGGACGTCCCATCGCAGGTTCCCCCGAAACCCTGGGGGCGATCGACCAGGATGCGGCCCGGAACTGGCACGAACGCGCCTGGGTGCCCCAGGGTGCGACCCTGATTCTCGCCGGCGACCTGACCGGTCTGGACACCGACGAACTCACGGCCCCCCTGGAGGCCTGGCGTGGCGTTCGCACCCCGGCCCCGGCCCCCCAGGGAATCCCCGGCAGGCCCGGAATCGTGCTGGTAGATCTCCCGCAGGCCGCCCAGACCGTGGTGCAGGCGTTCGTCCCGACCCCCGGGCGTGACGCCCCGGAGTGGGCGGCGCTGAAACTGGGCGGACACATCATGTGCGGAGCCTTCGCCAGCCGGCTCAACCTTGAGCTCCGCGAACGCCTCGGCTACACCTACGGTGTTTCGGGAGGGGTGTCGGCACGCCGCACCGGTGGTTCCTTCGTCGTTGAGACGGCCTTGAACAGCAACGCAGCCGCCGACGCCGTCGCCCGGCTCCTGGACGCGCTCACGCTGCAGGTACCCTTCACCGAAGGCGAGGTCCTGGACGCCGCCCGCTACCTGGTGCAGGCCTCCCCGCTCCAGTACGAGACGGCCGCCGACATCACGGTCCAGACCGCGGCCCTGATCGCCGCGGGTTTCGATCCGGATTTCGTGAACCGGCACCGCGCGGCGCTGTCGGGCGCGACGGCCGGACAGGTCAACTCGGCCTGGTGGGAGCACATCCGCCCCGAAAACATCACCATCGTGATCGGCGGCCCCGCCCGGCTGCTGGAACCCGGTCTGAGGGCCGCCGGAATCGAGGCCGAGATCACCGGTTGAGCAGTTCGAGGGCCTGTTCCGTCTTGGCCTTGGCCTCGTTGGTCTTCTGCTGGTAGGTGCCCAGGTCACCTGATTTCAGGGCCTGATCGGCAGCCACGAACAGGTCTGTGCTCTCCTTCAGCAGCGCCTTCGCCCGTTCCTTGGTGTCCTCCCCGGAAGCCGGCGGGGTCTGCTGCCCATTCGGGGGGGGTCTCCACGGGTTTCTCCCCCGTCTCGGCCCCGGCATCACCCTGGAACACCTGATCGAGGGCGGCCTTCAGGGTGTCACCGATCCCGACATGTTCACCGAAACGCGCCACGACGAAACGCAGCGCCGGGTAGCCGCCGCTGGTGGTGCTGGTCTGGGTGTAGATCGGCTGGACGTACATCAGGCCGCCGCCCACCGGGATGGTGAGCAGGTTCCCGTAGATGGCGCTCGTGTTGCCCTGCCGGTTGAAAGGAAGCAGCCGCTCCGCCACGGCCTCGTTGGTCGAGATCGCGTTGAAGGTCTGACCCGGCCCTGGAATCTGCTTGGCGTCCGACAGCTTCAACGCCCGCAGCTGCCCGTAGTTCGGGCTGGTCGCATCCGCGTTGACGGCCATGTAGACCGAGAGGTTCTCGCGTCCCCGCGGGACGAAAACCGTCGTGTTGGAGTAGTGCGCCTGCTCCTCGCCCGGCCACTTGATGGTCAGGAAGTAGGGGGGTTCCTTGGTTCCGCTCTCGCCGCCCTTGACGGGATCGGTCGGCACCTCCCAGATGTCCGACTGCTGGAAGAAGGTGTACGGGTTGGTTGTGTGGTAGAGCCCCAGCATCTGGCGCTGCACCTTGAACAGGTCCTGCGGGTAACGCAGGTGGGCCATCAGCTCGGGGCCGATCTCGGATTTCGGGGTGATGAGCCCCGGATAGACCTTGGACCAGGTCTGGAGGATGGGATCCGACTCGTCCCAGCCGTAGAGGGTGACGGTGCCGTCGTAGGCGTCCACCGTGGCCTTGACCGAGTTGCGGACGTAGTTGACCTGTGTTCCGGAGGACGTGCGGTCACCGCCGGTGCGGGTGTCCTTGGTGGCCTGGGTCCAGTCGACCCGGGTCGAGTTCGGGTAGTCGGCGGTGGTGGTGTACGCGTCGATGATCCAGACGATGCGCCCGTTGACCACCGTCGGGTAGGGGTCGGAGTCCACCGTCAGGAACGGCGCCACCTCCTTGACCCGGTCCACGGGAACCCGGTTGAACAGCAACCGCGAGTTGGAGTTGACCCTCTCGGAGAGCAGCAGGTTGATATCCCCGAAACGCACTGCGAACGCGGCCTTGTTCAGGAAGTTGCCGACGGGAACGCCACCGCTTCCCTGATAGGTGTACTTGGTCTCGGTGTGTTCCTGCCCGCCACCGGGGGTGTCGAGCTCAACCGGATCCGCTCCCTCGGGGGCCCCGGCGATGACCCAGTGCTTGGATTCCTCACCGAAGTAGATGCGGGGTTGTTCCTGCTTGATCAGGCCTTCGGTCGGGATGCCTCCCGAGAAGTAGGTGGGTTCTCCGTTCGACTCACGCCGGTTGCCGTAGGCCGCCACCAGGCCGTAGCCGTGGGTGTAGACCGTGTGCATGTTGTTCCAGGTGTTGCCCGCCTCGACGGCGTTCAGGTCGAGTTCGCGTGCGGCCACCACGGAGTCCGTCTCCTTGCCGTCCACGTTGTAGCGGTCGACGTCCAGGGTCTTGGGGAAGCGGTAGTAGCCGCGCACCTGCTGGAGTTGCTCGAAGGTCGGGGCGATGATGGCCGGATCCATCAGCCGGATCGCGGGCAGCGCCGCAGCGTCGGTGCGCAACTGGCCGGCGCTCACGCTGTCCACGGCCTCGTAGTCGGTGATCTGCACCGCGTTGATGCCGAAGGCCCCGCGCGTCGCCTCAATGTTGTTTGCTATCCAGGGGCGCTCCAGATCGGGTTCGTTGGGTTTGACCACGAAATTGCGGACCCCCCACGGATATACGGCGGTGAGGATCATCGCGGAGATCACCAGCAGGCCCACCGCGATACCGGGCACACTCCACCTGACCCGCCATGCGTTGTAGAAACACAACAGGGCGCAGATCCCCGCTATCGCGGCGACGATCAAACTGGCCGGGATCCGGGAGGTCGCATCCGTGTAGTTGACGCCCGTGAACAAATTGTTCTGGCTGGTCAGGTAGCCGTAGCGGTCGAGGAAGGAGGCCACCCCGTAGAACAGCAGCGCCACCCCGAGCAGGATGGAGACCTGCCGCTGGGCAGCCCTGCCCGCGGCCTTGAGGTTCCCCGTTTTCCGGAAGGCCGTGGAGTTCATGGCCCCGGTGAGGAAATGAACCAGCAACGACCCGACGAGACAGACCACCACCATGAAACTCACGTAGCTCAGCACGAATCGCCACCAGGGCAGCTGGAACACGTAGAAGGACGCATCCAACCCGAACACGGCGTCGGGAGTGCCGAATTCGGTGGCGCGGGTCCACGCCAGAAAGGTCTGGGACTGGCTGGCGGCAACCCCACCGCCCAGCAGGCCGGCCACGACGGAAGGCAACAGTATGAGGGTCCGGGAACGCTTGTCCAGGCTGTCACGCAGCTGAAGCAGCAACTCGGAATCCAGGTTCGCGCGCCGAACCGGGGGACGCAGCCGGTAGGCCAGCACCAGGGAACCGAACAACCCGCCGCCCATCAGCAACCCGAACCCCAGGAACAACCCCACCCGGGCGGCCAGCTGGGTGGTGAACACCGTCGAGGCGGACACGCTGCTGAACCATAGGTAGTCCGTGTAGAACCGGGAGGCCAGCACCACCAGCAGGGCCAGGACCCCGAAGATCAGGATGGAGATCAGCAGCGGGCTCCGGCGCTTCTCGGTGTCGGCTTCGGCTTCCGCGCTCATGCGTTTTCCTCCTTGAACGTTGCCAGCAGGGCATCGGCCAGGCCGGGGACGAGGTCCTCGGCCCCGAGCAGGTCTTCCGGGTTGCTGAGGACGCGGGCCAGGCCGTGCCGCGACCCGTCGCGCAGCGCACCGACCACCACCCGGACGTCGGTGCGGGCCTCGTGGTTGTTCACGAACTCGATGGCCTCGTCGGGGTCGGCGGGCACTTGGGACTCGAACCGGGGTGGCAGGAAAGCGCGTTCCATCGCGATCGCGCATCCGGTCACGGTCGCCGGCCAGGTCAGGCGCGCCAGCCGCGCGGCGATGTCACCGCCGAGCTGGAAGTCCTCCTGCTCGACGGCGGTCAGCGCATCCGCCGCGGTCTGGGTGACCTTTCCCCGCAGCTGCGGTTCCAGATCGAGCAGCGTCGCAGTTTCCACCAGCGCGAAGAGCCGCGCGGGCTGATCCCATCCGAGCTCCGAGACGTGACGTTCGATGTCGGCCAGGGCCGCGATCAGGCGGCTCGGATCCACCTCAGCCACAGCTGGGCACCTCCTGTGTGGATTGTCCTTCGTTGACCAGCTGCAGCACAGCGATCGCGTCCTTGAGGGTACCCACGGGCACCAGCCTGAGATCGGTGCGCAGATCCCCCAGGTCGGCGCAGTTGCTGGCCGGCATCAGGAACAGCTTCGCCCCGGCGGCCTCTGCGCCTTTGATCTTCTCCCGGATTCCGCCGATGCCGTACACCTTCCCCGCGGCATCCACCTGACCGGTGCCCGCCACCACCCGTCCCTCGCGCAGCACCCCGTCGGTGATGCGGTCGTAGATGGCCAGGGCGAACACCAGGCCCGCGGAGGGGCCGACGATGCTGGAGTCGATCCGGTAGGAGATCGAGGGTGCGTAGCGGTAACCGATCGAGAGCGAGATCCCGAGGTAGGGGGCACCATCGCGTTCCGTGACCGTCGTCACCGTGACGTTCTCGCTGTTGCCGCCGCGCATCACCCTGAACACGATGGGATCCCCGACGGCCCTGGTCTGGATGGCGGTTTTCACCTCTTCGTTGGTGGTCACCTCGCTGCCGTCCACGGCCTCGATGAGGTCGCCGGGCCGCAGCTGCCCGTTCGCGGGCCCGGACAAACTGACCGAGGACACCATCGGCATCTCGGTGACCGCCTGCCCCGCGGCCCTGAGGGCGGCGACGATGGCGTTGACGCGGGAGGAGTCCATCATGGCGACCGCCTCGTTCTGCACCTCGGCGTTGGATTTGCCGGCCGGGTACACGACCTCACGCGGCAGGGCGTCCGAGTCGGCGGCGATGTGCGCCAGCAGCGCCTCGGGAAGGCTGATGCCGGAATCGACCCGCGTGGTGGAGACCGTGGTCATCAGCAGCTTGCCGCCGCTGTTGCTCGTTGGGATGCCGGAGATCTCGATGAGCGGCCCCTCATCGGTGCTTCCCATCACGTCGACGGTCTGCCCGGGACGCCAGGTCACGAACGGCACCGGGATCAGGATCAGACCGGCGGCGAGCAGCACGAACAGCGCCGAGGACACGACGGCCACCATGTTCCGAGACAACTCTCGCCCCTCCTTGCCTGCCGTACGGGTGGCGACAAGCCTACCAAGTGGAGTTGACCGGGTCGTCAGCCCGGATTTCCTTGATCCCGTAGGGTTGAATGGTTTCCGAGAATCGGTTTTCCCGTGTGAAAGGCCTGATGCCCAATGTCAACTCCCGGAGGGTTCGATTTCGAACAGCTCAGACGCATGATGGAGCAGCTCGGCCTCAACGCCGAGGACCTGGATATCAACGAGTTGATGAAACAGATGCAGCGGCTGCAGGCATCCGGTGGGATCAGATTCGGCATCACCCCGGCCGCCCAGGACCCGGATGCCGCCTGGAGGACCACGATCACCGCGGCACGTCATCTCGCCTCGGAGCTGGGCCCTGACCCGTCCCTCTCGCCCGGGGAGAAACTCGCCATCGTCGATGCGGAACGGCTGGCCCAGTCCTGGCTGGACCCGGTGACACGGTTCGCCTCGTCCGGGACGCCCCCGGTCACGCTGCGCCGCGAGGACTGGATCGAATCCACCTCCGCGGGGTGGCGGCGCCTGGTCGAACCGATCATCGACGGGCTCGCCGACGCGCTGCAGCGCGGCACCGCGACCCCCGAGGATCCGCAGTTCGCCGACCTCTCCTCGATGCTCGCCCCCATGATGCGGACCTCGGCGTCGCTGATCTACCGCGACCGGCTGGGCAAGGTGCTGGCCTCGGTCGCCGGCTCCACGCTCACCGGCTCGGAGGTCGGGATCTCCCTGGCCCAGGGCTCGGCGGTGACAGTGCTGCCCGCGAACATCGCCGAGTTCACCCGCGATCTCGACCTGCCGGACGGCGATGTCATGCTCTACCTGCTGCTGCGCGAGGCCTCGAGGCAGCGGCTGTTCCACGGGGTCGGGTGGCTGTCCCCGCAGCTGGATGCGCTCCTGGCCCACTACGCCCGCGAGATCCGGATCGATTTCGAGGCCTTGTCCTCACAGTTGGACATCGGCGGCGAGGAAGTTTCGCTGGAGGACATCGTCGCCGTCGGGGAGAAGGTGCGCGGTTCGTTCTTCAAACCCGCCAGCACCGAACTGCAGCTGGAGATCCTGGGCCGCCTCGAGGTGTTGCTGGCGCTGATCGAGGGCTGGGTGGATCACGTCACGAACCGCGCCGCCTCGAGCTGGATGACCAATTCCGCGCAACTCGACGAGGTGGTGCGTCGGCGCCGCGCCTCCGCGGGACCCACCCGCGAAGTGTTCCAGGACCTACTGGGACTGGAGTTGCGTCCCCGCCTGGTGCGTGACGCGGAAAACCTGTGGGCGGCCATGGAACACCGCCACGGGGCCACCGAACGCGACGGGGTGTGGCAGCATCCCGACATGTTGCCGACCGCCCGGCACCTGGAGGATCCCCTCTCCTACGTGCACCCGGCCCACCGGGGAGACGACGATGGCGACTTCGACGCGGAGCTTCGCAAACTGCTTGGCGAGTAGCACTTGACTAAAGTGCCCTCCACGCGGTTGACTATGTACCACGGTACCCGCCCGGGTCGGTTCGCAGGGGAAGGCGAGCCCCCGGGCGGGGCCTTTTTCATTCCCCCGCCGGGTCCGCATCTCTCGCGCCGTGTTCCGCCACGATCCGCAGCACGTCCGCACCGAACCGGTCCGCCTTCACCGCGCCGATGCCACTGATCCGCAGCAGCTGGGCACGATCCACCGGTTCGGCCTCGGCGATGGCCTGCAGGGTGGTGTCGGTGAAGATCACGAAGGCCGGTTGGGACGCGGCATTGGCGGTCTCCAGCCGCCAGGCCTTCAGGGCGGCCAGGAGTTCCTCGTCGAAGGGCGCCTCGCAACCGGCGTGGCGCCCCAGTTTGCGTTCGGCGGCGTCAGTCAGCTGCTCCCGGCAGACGAAACAGGTCCGGGAACGCACGCTACTGCGCCCGGATCTGCCGGTGCGGGGGGCGGGAACCTGCTCCTCGGGCACGAGGCCCGTCAGGAAACGAGAACGCACACCCCGGCCGCGGGAAGGTTTGCCGGGCCACGAGACCCGGAGCCGCCGACGGGCCCGTGTGACCGCGACGTGCAGGAGCCTCCGTTCCTCCGACAGCGCGGGTTCCTCCTGGCTCAGGGCGAAGGGAACCATGCCCTCGCGCACCCCGACCACGGCCACCGCATCCCATTCGAGTCCCTTGGCGGCGTGCATGGTCGCCAGCGTGACGGCGCTGGTGGCGGGCGGGGTCTCGAGGTTGGCGTGATCGTTCAGCCAGGCGGTGAACTCGGGGACGGTCCAGTTCGGGGCGGCTTCCTGGGCGTCGCGGATCATCTGCGCCAGGGAGTTGATGGACTCCCAGCGTTCCCGCTGCGCACCCATTCCCGACGGGGCCTCCGGGTTCCATCGCAGCTCGGCCAGCACCTCATCCAGCAGCTCCCCCGGGTGGGTTCCGGGATCCCGCTGCGCGGCGCGGTGCAGCCGGTTCACCGCGTCGCGCACCTCGGGACGCTCCCAGAACCGGTCAGTGCCCTTGACCTGGTAGGGAATCCGGGCGGCGTCCAGGGCGGACTCGAAAACCGGTGACTGCGCGTTGATGCGGTGGAGCACCGCGCACTCACCCCACGGGGTGCCCTCGGCGTGCCGTTCCCCCAGCCAGGCGACCACGGCCCGGGCCTCGTCCTCCTCAGTGCCGTCGGCGTGGAACTCGGGGGGCGGTCCCTCGGGGCGCGTGGGATGCAGGTCCCCCGCGCTGGGATGGCGACGCACTATGCGGTTCGCGAGCTGGACGATGCCAGGGCTGGACCGGTAGTTGCGCACCAGCCTCACCTGACGGGCCCCGGGATGTTCGGAGGCGAAACCGGTCAGGCAGTCCGCCCTGGCGCCGGCGAAACCGTGGATGGCCTGCTGGGGATCACCGACCACGCAGATGTCGGGGCGGCCATCCACCCACAGCGACACCAAGCGGTGCTGGATCGCGGAGACGTCCTGGTACTCGTCCACCACGAAGTGCCGGTAGGCGTCCCGGATCTGCTCGGCGACGGCGGGGTGTTCCACCAGCAACGCGGCCGCGCACAGGAGGATGTCGTTGAAATCCACCACCCCGGCGCTGGTTTTGTGTTTCTCGTATGCCTCCATCACCTGGGCCACGCGTTCGGGTTCCACCCCCGCGACCTCACGGCCGCGGGCGAGCCGGGCGTAGCGGCCAGGGGAAACGTTGCTGGACTTGGCCCAGCCGATCTCTCCGATCAGGTCCCGCACCAGGTTCGTGTCGGCGTTGCCGAGCACCCGGTTCGCGGCCCGCCCCACCAGCGGGAAGGGGTTGTCCAACAGTTCCGGGAACTCGGAACCGTAGGCCGTGGGCCAGAAGTAGCGGCACTGGCTGAGCGCAGCGGCGTGGATGGTCCGGGCCGAGACCTTGCGCACCCCGAGCCCCGCCAGCCGCGACTTCAACTCGCCTGCCGCCCGCGTTGTGAAGGTGACCGCGAGGGTCGCGGCCGGGGCGTAACGCCCCTCCCGGACGGCGTGGGCGACCCGGTGCGTGATCGCCCGCGTCTTCCCCGTCCCCGCCCCCGCCAACACCACCAGCGGCCGGTCCAGCAGCGTCGCCACCCGCCGCTGCTCGGGGTCAAGGGCGTCGAGGATCGGGTCAGTCACGAGGACCATTCAAACAGGCCGCACCGACAAAACCTGGCCGGCGTCCCACCCCTAAGGTTTTGCCGGTGGCGCGCACTAATGTGATCGGTCGCGGGGAAGGAGAGGATCATCGCAGTGGACAGGAGATCGGCCGAGTGCTGGGAGGAGTTGATCGACGCCCTGGCGGCGTGGCTGGACGAACTGCGCCCCGGGCCGCTGGAACGGGTGCGGATCATCACTTCCTCGGCCGCCACCGCACGCCTGGCGGGACAGGCCCTGGCCGCCCGGATCGGCATCCTGGCAGGGGTGGATCTGATTCCGGCCGACCGCTGGGTGGCGCAGCTGCAGGCGGAACTGGGCGACGGGGAATCGTCCCCGTGGCGAGGCCTGGCATTGGAACTGGCGATCCGGGAGGTCCTCCAGGACCCGGAGTTCCGGGATTCGCATCCCGTGGTGGCGGAGCATCTCAGAGCAGGCCCGGGCAGGCTGCGCGGCACCTCGCAACGCCTGGCAGTCCTGCTGCGCCGCTACTCGGAGCACCACCCGGACCTCCTGGCCCGCTGGCTCGCCGACCCCGAGGAGGCCGCCGAGGAACTACCGGGGCACCTGCGCTGGCAACCGGAGCTGGCGGTGCGCGTCACCGAGATCCTCGAATGGGATCCGGTCGAGGAGCTGACGCGGCTGCGCGCCGCCCTGGCGGAGACGCCCGGACCGGCCACGGCCGTGCTGCACTGCCCCGACCTGCCCGCGGCGACGCAGCTGCTGGTGGAGGCCATCGACCGGGTCCGGGATGTCCTAGTCCTGAAGCTTGTAAACGCCGCGGTGCCGGAGAGGATCACCTGGCTGGGTTCCCACGATCCCCTGCGGCAGGCCGAGGTGTTGCGCGAGGAACTGTGCCGCATCCTGCAGGAGGATCCCGGCCTGGAGCCACGCGACGTCCTGGTGGTCGTTCCCGATCCCGCGGCCTGGTGGCCCGCCCTCGGCCTGGCCTTCGCGCCACTCGAGGGCAGTTCTCACCCGGGCCGGCGCCTGCGGCTCCAGGCACCCCCCGAGGTCCGGATCCCCAACCCCGTGCTGCGCACCTTGGCCGAAGCCACCGGGCTGCGGGATTCCCGCGCCACCGCCAGTTCCCTGCTGGACCTGCTGAGCCTCACGCCGATCTCTTACCGCTGGCGGCTGCCGGAACGCGACGAACTGGCCCGGCTGATCGACGCCGCCGGGATTCGCTGGGGCCTCGACGCCCAGCACCGCGCGGACCAGGGGCTTCCCGGGATCGCTCAGAACACCTGGGCCCGGGGCCTCGACCGGCTGCTGGCCGGGCTCACCCTGGCCCCCGGGAGCACCGCCCTGCCCATCTCCGGCGTGGATGCCGTCGGTACATCGGAGCTGGAGCTGATCGGTTCGCTCACGGAGATTTTCACCCGGCTGCGGCGCTACGCGGCCACCGCCGAACCCGCCACCCTTCCGGAATGGGTCGCCCGGGCCCGGGGATTGCTTGACGAGCTCGTCGACCTGCCCCCCGGAGACGACTCATTGCTCCAGGAGGCCACCTCCCGTTTGGCGCGGCTGGCGGAGGAGGGGTCCGCCAGCCCCGTCAGGGTGACGGCCTCCGACTTCACCCGGCTGCTGGAGCAGCTCGCCGCCGAACCCACGCCGCGCTTGGGGATCGGCAATGGCAATCTCACCGTCGTCGGCCCGGGAGAACTCAAGGGCGTGGCCTTCCCCGTGGTCGTGTTGCTCGGTTTCGAGGACGGCGGGCTCGATCCCGTTCCTGACGCGATCCCCGGCATCCTGCCGGATCCCGGACAGGAGCGCCTGGAGGACCTGCTGGATCACGCCTGGGCCGCCCGGCACCTGGTGGTGGTGCACCAGCACCGCTCCGAGACCACCGACGCCGTCCTGGAGCACCCGACCACCCTCACCTGGCTGTGGCGCCGGCTGGGTGTCACACCCGAACTGCGGGAGGTGCCCCTGGCATCGCATTCGGAGAGGAACTTCACGGGCCCCTACCCGAGTTTCGACGCCTCCTCCTTCGAAATGGCCCGCCGCCTGCGAACCGGGTCCGCCGGGGCCGCACCGGCCAGCGCGGTGCGTCGCAGGGCCGCCCTCCAGCTGCCCGTCGGCGACGACACCGGCCCCATGTCCCTGGACGAGGCGGCCCGGTTCCTGCGCGATCCCGCGGCCGCGTTCCTGCGTGAGCGGGCGGGGATCCGGGGAAGCTTCGCACCGGAGATCAGCGACGACCTGCCGCTCAGCGCGGCCGGGTTGGACGCCTGGGGGATCCGTTCCCGGCTGCTGGTAGCGGCCCGCGGCGGGCAGCCCCCCGACGAGGCGATCCGCGCCGAGGCCCGCAGGGAGCTGCTGCCCACCGGCCCCATGGGTGGTGCGGCTCTCGACGCGGACGTGGAACTGGTCCGGCGGCTCTGGCAGCAGGCCCGCCCGGACTGGGACCGCCCGGTCCGCGACGTCCCCGTCGACC
This window contains:
- a CDS encoding ATP-dependent DNA helicase UvrD2, coding for MVLVTDPILDALDPEQRRVATLLDRPLVVLAGAGTGKTRAITHRVAHAVREGRYAPAATLAVTFTTRAAGELKSRLAGLGVRKVSARTIHAAALSQCRYFWPTAYGSEFPELLDNPFPLVGRAANRVLGNADTNLVRDLIGEIGWAKSSNVSPGRYARLARGREVAGVEPERVAQVMEAYEKHKTSAGVVDFNDILLCAAALLVEHPAVAEQIRDAYRHFVVDEYQDVSAIQHRLVSLWVDGRPDICVVGDPQQAIHGFAGARADCLTGFASEHPGARQVRLVRNYRSSPGIVQLANRIVRRHPSAGDLHPTRPEGPPPEFHADGTEEDEARAVVAWLGERHAEGTPWGECAVLHRINAQSPVFESALDAARIPYQVKGTDRFWERPEVRDAVNRLHRAAQRDPGTHPGELLDEVLAELRWNPEAPSGMGAQRERWESINSLAQMIRDAQEAAPNWTVPEFTAWLNDHANLETPPATSAVTLATMHAAKGLEWDAVAVVGVREGMVPFALSQEEPALSEERRLLHVAVTRARRRLRVSWPGKPSRGRGVRSRFLTGLVPEEQVPAPRTGRSGRSSVRSRTCFVCREQLTDAAERKLGRHAGCEAPFDEELLAALKAWRLETANAASQPAFVIFTDTTLQAIAEAEPVDRAQLLRISGIGAVKADRFGADVLRIVAEHGARDADPAGE
- a CDS encoding YlbL family protein; translation: MVAVVSSALFVLLAAGLILIPVPFVTWRPGQTVDVMGSTDEGPLIEISGIPTSNSGGKLLMTTVSTTRVDSGISLPEALLAHIAADSDALPREVVYPAGKSNAEVQNEAVAMMDSSRVNAIVAALRAAGQAVTEMPMVSSVSLSGPANGQLRPGDLIEAVDGSEVTTNEEVKTAIQTRAVGDPIVFRVMRGGNSENVTVTTVTERDGAPYLGISLSIGYRYAPSISYRIDSSIVGPSAGLVFALAIYDRITDGVLREGRVVAGTGQVDAAGKVYGIGGIREKIKGAEAAGAKLFLMPASNCADLGDLRTDLRLVPVGTLKDAIAVLQLVNEGQSTQEVPSCG
- a CDS encoding zinc-dependent metalloprotease — protein: MSTPGGFDFEQLRRMMEQLGLNAEDLDINELMKQMQRLQASGGIRFGITPAAQDPDAAWRTTITAARHLASELGPDPSLSPGEKLAIVDAERLAQSWLDPVTRFASSGTPPVTLRREDWIESTSAGWRRLVEPIIDGLADALQRGTATPEDPQFADLSSMLAPMMRTSASLIYRDRLGKVLASVAGSTLTGSEVGISLAQGSAVTVLPANIAEFTRDLDLPDGDVMLYLLLREASRQRLFHGVGWLSPQLDALLAHYAREIRIDFEALSSQLDIGGEEVSLEDIVAVGEKVRGSFFKPASTELQLEILGRLEVLLALIEGWVDHVTNRAASSWMTNSAQLDEVVRRRRASAGPTREVFQDLLGLELRPRLVRDAENLWAAMEHRHGATERDGVWQHPDMLPTARHLEDPLSYVHPAHRGDDDGDFDAELRKLLGE